The Pseudomonas alkylphenolica genomic sequence ACAGTTGCGACCAGCGCTGACGGCGCTCGGCCGAGGCTGGAATATGCAGGCGTTCATACAGGCTGAACAATGCCGCCATGCCCAAGCCGAGCAGCACCACCAGTACTACCCGCAGGACGCGTGCGAAGACGCGCAGGCCCCGCATCAGACCGCCGCCTTGAAGTGGCGGGCGTAGCGCGGGCAGAGTTCGTCGCGCTTGAGCAGGATGAACACGTCGGCGACCTGGAAGTCTTCATCCCAGCACGGCTCGCCGCAGATTTTCGCGCCCAGGCGCATGTAGGCTTTGAGCAGCGGCGGCATTTCGGCGATGACATTGCCGGGCAGGGCCAGGCTCGGCAGCGGCTTTTTCGGTTCGGCACGTAGGTGTTCGGTGCACAGGTAGCGTTCGCGTAGGCGTTGCATGATCGCGTGGGCCTGGACGCCGCCGTCCTGCATGGGAATGCTGGCGCAGCCCATCAGGTAGCTGTAGCGCCCTTCATTGAGCACTTCGGCCAGTTCCGCCCAGAGCACGGCGATGGTGCCGCCATTGCGGTAGGCCGGGTCGACACAGGTGCGCCCCAGTTCGAGGATCGGCCCCTGCAGATGGCCAAGGCCATGCAGGCTGAACTCTTCTTCACTGTAGAAACGCCCCAGGCTGCTGGCGGCCTGGTGGTCGAGCAGGCGTGTGGTGGCGACCAGACGACCGCTATTGAGGTCGCGCACGCCGATGTGACGGCAGTGAATGTCGTAGTCATCCATGTCCAGGCCCAGCTCGGCACCTTTGAGCTTGGCCTTGAACTCACCGCTGAAGACGCTGAAACGAAGGGCCTGTGCTTCCTGCAGGGCGCTTGGCCCGACCAGGCGTTCGGCTTGCAGACGGCGTTCAGTGCTGTTGTCGCTAGAGCGAGCGATCCGAGTCATTACGAGTCTCCATAAGCCAGCCATGGGGTTGCGGCCGGTCGACTTTGTTGTGCAAGCTCAGCCTAGGTAGACGCGGTGTCACCCCCATGAATCTTTGGTGATGCTTGTATGACAGCCCTCAAGGAGCACGGCGATGGTCTGGCTGCAACGACTCAACGACCCACAGCGGCATCCCCTCTCAGGTGATCTGGGCGAGACCTACAGCAGTCTGCTGGCGCGTCTGGACACGGTCAGCCCGTTCGAGCTGGCGGTACTCGGCGGGCGCGCCATGCCGACCCCGGGGCTGGCGTTTCTGCTTGGCTACCAGGCGGCCTTGCGCATGCTCTGGCCGAGTGCCCCGGCCAGTATTGGCGCCTTGTGCGCCAGTGAGCGGCGCAGCGTGCGCCCGGCCGACATGCAGGTGCGCCTGGATGACCTGCGCCTGACCGGCAGCAAGGATTTCGTCACCGCCGGGCTGGATGCCGACTGGCTGTTGGTGGCCGCGCGCAGTGAGCCTGCGGGTGAGGCGCCGCAAGTGAGTCTGGCGGTGGTCTATCCCGGTGAACCCGGCGTGCGGCTGGAGCCATTGCCGGCCTTGCCGCTGATGCCGGAAGTCGCTCATGCCCGCCTGCACCTGGACCAGGCGCTGTGCGAGCGTTTGGCCGGCGATGGCTGGGATGCCTACGTCAAACCGTTCCGCACCCTTGAAGACCTTTACGTGCTCAGCGCCTTGTGTGCCTGGTTGTATGGCGTCGGTCAGGACAACGCCTGGCCCCAGGGCCTGCAGTTGCGCCTGATCGGTTTGCTCGGTGGCTGCGCCGAAGGCAGTCGGCAATGTGCCGACTCCACGGCGTGTCATTTGCTGCTCGGCGGCCTGTTTGCCCAGTTCACCGCGCTCAAGGACGAAATCAACCAGGCTTTGAGCAACAGTTCCGGCGAGTGGGCGACGCTGTGGCAGCGTGACCAGGGATTGCTGGAGATCGCCAGCGCCGCCAGGGCCAAGCGCCTGGCCAAGGCCTGGGCCAGCGCCGGATTGTCATGAAACGCAGCTAGTCTGGGCAGACCTTGACCTTGTGAGACACCGGATGAACAAAGTGCTGCTGGGGGTGTTGCTCAGCCTGGCTATCACCAGTGTACCGGCGCTTGGTCAGGAGACTTGGCCAGATCCAGGCTGGCCGCAGGCAGCTGATGCCAATAGCCCGGCCTGGCGCCAGGTACAGGCCTACGCTTTTGCTCCGCGTGACGACAGCAGCCGTGAAGGTGTGCGCACCGACGCCCTGCTGGTGATCAAGGCAGGACGTATTGTGTATGAGCACTACGCCGCCCCGACGACCGCGCAGACGCCACACCTGACCTGGTCCATCAGCAAGAGCGTGCTGGCCACGCTATTGGGGGTGGCTCATGGTGAGGCGCGCTTTGCCCTCAATGACCCGGTCGCACGCTTTTACCCACCCATGCAGGCCCATCCCCAGGTTCGTCTGCAAGACCTGCTGCACTGGGCCAGCGGTCTGGACTGGCAGGAAGACTACGAATACGCGCCGCTGCACTCCTCGGTGGTGGCCATGCTCTACACCCGGGGCCGCGCGGATATGGCCGCATACAGCGCTGCCCGGCCGGCAGCGGCTGAGCCGGGCCAGCGTTTTCTCTATTCCAGTGGCGACAGCAATGTCCTGGCGGCAGCGTTGCGAACGATGGTCGGGCCTGAGCGGTACCGGCAGTATCCCTGGGATGCACTGTTCACGCCGTTGGGTATCACCTCGGCGGTCTGGGAGCGGGATGCCCGCGGTACGCTGGTCGGCTCATCCTATCTCTACATGAGCGCCCGCGACCTGGCACGCATCGGCTTGCTGATGCTGCGCGACGGCCGCTGGCAGGCTCGGCAACTGCTGCCCAGGGACTGGGTGGCGTTCAACCGCAGCCTGTTTGCCAAGGCTGCCGCGCAACCCGGTGAGGCCAATCCCGGCGGGCATTGGTGGCTCAACCAGCCGTTGCCCGGAGCAGCGCGGCCCTGGCCCGATGCGCCGGCCGACACCTTTGCGGCCTTGGGACATTGGGGCCAGGCCTTGTACGTGCTGCCCGATGAACAGCTGGTAGTGGTGCGCTACGCCGATGATCGTGATGGCCGGTTCCAGCACAACGAACTGCTCAAGCGGGTACTGGCGGCGCAGGCCGGGGGGCGCCCATGAAGCGCTTGCTGCTGGGGCTGCTGATGCTGGCGGGCGCCTGGAGCTGGTACGAGCGCCAAGCCCTGGCGGACTTTACCGGGATTCTCAGCGCTTATTCGGCCAAGGAGTATTGCTCCTGCCGTTTTGTCATGGGCTTCGACGCGCCTTACT encodes the following:
- a CDS encoding serine hydrolase domain-containing protein → MNKVLLGVLLSLAITSVPALGQETWPDPGWPQAADANSPAWRQVQAYAFAPRDDSSREGVRTDALLVIKAGRIVYEHYAAPTTAQTPHLTWSISKSVLATLLGVAHGEARFALNDPVARFYPPMQAHPQVRLQDLLHWASGLDWQEDYEYAPLHSSVVAMLYTRGRADMAAYSAARPAAAEPGQRFLYSSGDSNVLAAALRTMVGPERYRQYPWDALFTPLGITSAVWERDARGTLVGSSYLYMSARDLARIGLLMLRDGRWQARQLLPRDWVAFNRSLFAKAAAQPGEANPGGHWWLNQPLPGAARPWPDAPADTFAALGHWGQALYVLPDEQLVVVRYADDRDGRFQHNELLKRVLAAQAGGRP
- the olsB gene encoding L-ornithine N(alpha)-acyltransferase, which encodes MTRIARSSDNSTERRLQAERLVGPSALQEAQALRFSVFSGEFKAKLKGAELGLDMDDYDIHCRHIGVRDLNSGRLVATTRLLDHQAASSLGRFYSEEEFSLHGLGHLQGPILELGRTCVDPAYRNGGTIAVLWAELAEVLNEGRYSYLMGCASIPMQDGGVQAHAIMQRLRERYLCTEHLRAEPKKPLPSLALPGNVIAEMPPLLKAYMRLGAKICGEPCWDEDFQVADVFILLKRDELCPRYARHFKAAV
- a CDS encoding acyl-CoA dehydrogenase; this translates as MVWLQRLNDPQRHPLSGDLGETYSSLLARLDTVSPFELAVLGGRAMPTPGLAFLLGYQAALRMLWPSAPASIGALCASERRSVRPADMQVRLDDLRLTGSKDFVTAGLDADWLLVAARSEPAGEAPQVSLAVVYPGEPGVRLEPLPALPLMPEVAHARLHLDQALCERLAGDGWDAYVKPFRTLEDLYVLSALCAWLYGVGQDNAWPQGLQLRLIGLLGGCAEGSRQCADSTACHLLLGGLFAQFTALKDEINQALSNSSGEWATLWQRDQGLLEIASAARAKRLAKAWASAGLS